In Patescibacteria group bacterium, the DNA window TTAATGATTATCTATAAAATGGTCTTATGAAAAAAATCTTGATTGTTTTCTTTCTTTTCTTTTTTTCTTTCACCTCTTTTTCTTTAGTTTTTGCTTCAGAAGAATTTGAGACTTCCTACCAAGTCCGTTATCAGGTCAACCCTAATGGTCTGACTCAGGTCACCCAAAGCATTGCTTTAACTAACAAACTTTCTAATGTCTATGCCACCCAATATTCTCTTCTCTTCCAAACTAGTCAAATTGAAAATATTAAGGCGAGAGATAATCTTGGCCCTTTAGAGGTTGAGACTAAACAAACCAATAATTCAACCGAAATCAATCTCAAATTCAACCAACAGGTGGTTGGTACTGGTAAAACCCTTGACTTTACTGTCTCTTATGATGCCCCTGATTTAGTTGATAAGACTGGCCAAGTCTGGGAGGTTTCGGTACCTAAGTTAGCCAATGCCGCTGAAATGAGTAATTATCAACTCCAACTAGTCGTGCCTACCAGTTTTGGCGCCACTGCCTATATTAGTCCCCAACCTATTTCAATTAGCTTAGAAGAAAATTTTCAGATCTTTAGCTTTACTAAAAATCAGCTGGCCCAATCAGGCGTCAGTGCTGCTTTTGGCCAATTTCAGGTTTTTGATTTTATCTTTGACTATCACCTTAAAAATGATCGTCTTGCCTCAACCACCACAGAAATTGCTTTACCACCAGACACCGCCTATCAAAAAGTCTATTATGAATCACTTGAACCAAAACCAACTAATGTTCGGGTTGATGAAGATGGCAATTGGCTAGCCAGTTACACTTTATCAGGTAACCAGAGATTAAATATTCAAGCCACGGGGCAAGTAAAAGTCTTTTCTCAACCCCAAAAGAATTTCCCAGCTACCAGCCAAGAAACGCTCCAAAAAAACCTCCAAGAACAGAAATATTGGCCAGTCAATCATCCAGAAATAAAAGAGATTACCAGTCAATTAAAGTCAATTGAGGATATTTATGATTTTGTGGTTGATTATTTAGGCTATAATTTTGACCTGGTTAAAGAAGGAGCCGAAAGGAAAGGAGCTTTGGCCGCCTTAAAAGAACCTGACCAATCAATTTGTATGGAATTTACTGATCTTTTTGTTAGCTTAGCTCGGACTTTAGGCATTCCAGCCAGGGAGATTAACGGCTATGCTTATACCACTAACCCCAAACTCCGACCTTTAAGTTTGGTGGCCGATGTTCTTCATTCTTGGCCAGAATATTGGAACGATGAAAGAAAAATCTGGGTTCCAGTCGATCCTACTTGGGAAAAAACAACTGGTGGCATAGATTTCTTTCATAAGGCTGATTTGAATCACTTTGCTTTTGTCATCCATGGAGTTGATAGTCAACTGCCTGCACCCGCTGGTTCCTACAGAACTCAAGAAGATGGCGGCAAAAATATTCAAATTAGCTTTGGTAAATTTAAAGAATTACCTGACAGTAAAATAGAAGTGGAATTTGCTCTCCCCAAATCTATTTTTGCTGGTTTGAAAACAAAAGGAAATATTATTATCCATAACTTAGGACCAACTGCCATCTATCACCTGCCAACTAATATCTCCGGAGAGGGGATTATGATTAATTTTGCCTCCTCTGACGAATCGGCTCTCATTCCTCCCTTTGCTAAGCAAGAGATTCCCATTGAAGTTTATAGTAAAAATTGGTTTGAAGTTGGCTCAGCAAAAATTAATCTTTCTCTTGACAGTCAAAAATATAACCAAATAATAAAAATCAAATCATTTATCTGGCAGGGAATTCTACCAGTCATTGGGGGGCTAATTCTCCTAACCGCTATTTTGCTGGCCATTTTTAAATTGACATCAAGAAAATTACGTGGTACAAAAAAACTAGAATGAAAAAGGTTATTCGCTCTTTTGTTATCAACTTAGCTGCCATTATTATTATTAGCCAGTCGATTGAGGGTTTTATTGTCTCTGGAGGCTACCAAGGGATCCTTTTTACAGCGGCGGTCTTGACTGGCGTTAATTTAGCCATCAAGCCTCTAGTCAAACTTCTCCTCCTGCCTATTAATCTCATCACTTTAGGGGCTTTTCGTTGGGTGGCTAATGTTTTTAGTCTCTATTTAGTCACTCTTTTGGTCCCTTATCTGGAAATCATTGGTTTCGCTTTTCCTGGCTATGCTTACCAGGGATTTATTATTCCTGAAATGTATCTTGCTAAAATTTGGGTTCTGGTTATCTCTTCTTTTCTCATTAGTCTAATCACCACCTTCCTTTTTTGGCTTTTTCAATAAGCAGTGCTATAATTCCAACAGATTATCAATGAGCAATCTTTTAACCATTCTCCAAATAGTTTTTTCGATTGGCTTGATTACAACTATTCTTTTACAAGCCCGGGGGACTGGCTTAGGTAATTTATTTGGTGGAGCTGGTGGTGAATCCTATCGATCAAAAAGAGGGGTTGAAAAGATTCTTTTTTTGGCCACAATTGGTCTGGCTATCGGCTTTCTGCTCATCTCTGTTGTTAATATTTTTGCTCAATGAGGATTGCCAAACCTCGTTATTACGTTCGCCTAATCCGCGCCTTTTGGCAAAAACACCGCCGGGTCATCCTCATTTCTCTGACAATCACTATTCTCGCCGTCTTTTTTCTTCCTAAACTTGTCAGTCTAAATCCAATTAAACGTCAGGAAAAAATTGGGCTAGCCGGCAGATATAATCTTACCAATCTACCAAACGAAATTATCAGTTTGATCAGTTATGGTTTAACGATTCCTTTACCAGATGGGTCAGTTGAACCAGGTTTGGCTGAGTCTTGGGAAGTTCGTGAGGATGGTAAGATCTATATTTTTGCCATTAAGGAAAATGTCCGCTGGCATGATGGCAGTGAAGTTCTAGCCAAAGATATTAATTACAATTTCAGTGATGTCAGTGTCACCGTTCTTGATGATCACCATATCAAATTCGAATTAAAAGAATCTTTTTCTCCTTTCCCAGTCGTTGTTTCTCGGCCTGTTTTCAAGAATAATCTTATTGGCCTGGGCGACTACAAAGCCAAGAAAATCGAGAGAAGCGGCCAAATAATCAGAAAATTAGTTCTTGTTCCAGCCAAAGACAGCGCAAAACCCAATCTCATTTTTCATTTCTTTCCTAATGAAGAAGCGGCCAAAACCGGTTACAAACTAGGTGAGGTTGATTACCTCGAAGAAATCCTGGCTCCAGGTGAATTGGAAAACTGGGACAATACTAAGATTGAGAAAGGTGTTAAATATGATCGCTACACGGCTCTTTTTTTCAATACCCAATTAGACAAATTTGCTGATAAACCCATTCGTCAAGCCCTAGCCTATGCAATTGAAAAAAGATGGGAACCTCGGGCTTTAAGTTTTTATAATCCCGATTCTTGGGCCTACAACAGCACCGTCAAACCCTATGATAAAGATTTAGAAAATGCCAGAACTTTACTAGGAGAGGGTGGAGAAGAAACCGTCAAACAGATCAAACTCTCAACCATTCCTTCACTGGCTAATATTGCCGAACAAATTAAAAGTGATTGGCAGGAATTAGGAATTGAAACCGAAATCCAATTTATCAACAGTCCGGATGAAGAGTACGAAGTCATCCTCGTTAATCAACAAATTCCCCGAGATCCAGACCAATATGTTCTCTGGCATTCAACCCAAGTAACTAATCTGAGTAAATATAAGAGCCCTAAATTAGACAAACTCTTAGAAGACGGCAGAAAAACCTTGAATCAGGATGAAAGAAAAACAATTTACCAAGACTTTCAAAGATTCCTAGTTGAAGATTCACCGGCCGTTTTCCTCTTTTATCCCACGATCTACAGCCTCTCAAGAAAATAGAAAAGACCACCAGTTTTTGCTATAATCAAACCAGATTGGACGGATGGCGGAATTGGCAGACGCGTACGCTTCAGAAGTGTATGGCTTTGAGCCGTGAGGGTTCGAGTCCCTCTCCGTCCACCCGTTTTTAATAGGCGGACGTGCTGGAACTGGTAGACAGGCAAGCTTGAGGAGCTTGTGGTAGCAATTACCGTGAGAGTTCAAGTCTCTCCGTCCGCACAAAAAGGGCGATTAGCTCAATTGGCAGAGCGTTTGGTTTACATCCAAAAGGTTGGGGGTTCGAGACCCTCATCGCCCACCAGGCAAGGTAGCCAAGGTGGTCACGGCGCGTGTCTGAAAAACATGAGATGGCGGTTCGACTCCGCCCCTTGCCACTACTCTGATATAATAAAAAACAATGCGGGAGTAGCTCAGCTGGCAGAGCGTCTCGTTGCCAACGAGAAGGTCGCGGGTTCAAATCCCGTCTCCCGCTCCACCATATTCATAATTCATATTGCGAGGTCGTCTAAAGGTAGGACAGTGCACTTTGAATGCACCAACGATGGTTCGAATCCATCCCTCGCAGCCAAGACGGGCACCTCAAAGGTAACTATAAGTAATATGACACATAAATGGTACAAAGGCGTTGAGTTAATAACTCCGCATATCTTTAAAATAGATACTCCCAACGGTAGTGGGACTGGTTTTCAAATTTCTTACTCTAAAAAAAAGAATCTACTAGGAGTGGCTACTGCTTATCATGTTGTTTCTCAAGAATATGAATGGGAACAACCAATAAAAATGACTCATTACACATCTGGTAAAAACGTGTTTTTAAAAGAAAATAGAGTGATAATACCATATCCAGAAAATGATCTCGCTTTTATCTTATTTAATAAAAGAGACATTCCGGTAAAGCCTGTGCTTGACTTGCCTCCTTTTGGAAAATGGGTGAGGTCTGGCTCGGAAATAGGTTGGTGTGGATTTCCCTTAATCTATCCTAGTAAATTGTGTTTTTTTGGAGGACATGTAAGTAGTTATTTAAAAGATAGAAATTCATATTTAGTTGATGGGGTAGGAATTAATGGAGTGAGTGGTGGTCCAGCCTTTATAATGAGTAACAAAAGCGATGAAGTGATGGTGTGTGGGGTTATCTCGAGTTACTTACCTAATCGTATCAGAGGAGAAGCACTACCAGGGTTATGCTATGTTTCATCTGTTGAACCTTACCTAAAAATGTTAGAGGGTTTTCATTCATTGGATGATGCTGAAAAAAAAGCAGAAGAACAAGAGTCTCAAAAATCGGAGATCCAACCGCCTTCTCTTAAAAAGAAAACGGCAAAAAAATCTACAAGATAAAATGATTCAAGATCGACTTTTATCATAAATTAAGGACTATGATGATGAAACGATTCTTGACTAGTACACTCAGCCAACACGGACACCACAGTGTTATCAAATCTAAAATAAAACTAAATACTTGCTTTATTAATGCTCTTGGAGTATAATAGCGTTTGCATTGGCAGATTGAAGGAAAACATCTGCTTAATTTCGGAACAATTTTTGATTAGATGAGTTAAAGATAATAAAACTCCAAATAATATTTTCTTTTTAAGTTTGTATCTTTTTCCCTATTCATAACTTGACTTCTTATTTAAGCAGTTGTCTTCCTTCAATTTATATCTTCATCAATAGTCCAACCCCTGATAAAGATCAAGCTGGCTACCAATTTTTTGGTTGAACGAGTTTATGAAACTAATCGTTAACCAACTTGTTATCACGATTGAAATGATGGTTAAAAAAACTGCTACTAAGCCAATCTTCTTTGATTTTTTATCTGATTGACGGAGATATTTAATCGCCGGCCAGATTCCCAGAGGGGGTAAAAAAAAGCTCACCAAGTAAATTAATAACTGTTTTAAAAGAGTTGTTGATAAGGGCTTCTCTTTTAGTTTTTTCCCACAATTCGGACAAAAATAATCTGATAAAGAAATGTTTGATTGGCATTCGGGGCACGTAGTTTGAGACTCCATATAATCTTAATACTACTCTTAAAGATGAAACAGGTCTAGATTTATCTGTTCAGCGAAAAATTTTACTGGAAAATTGTTAATCTTGAATGATTGAAGATTGATGGAGTAGAATCTGAGTCATGAAAAGATCTTTTGTCTTTCACCCGCTTCTTTTGGCTCT includes these proteins:
- a CDS encoding zinc ribbon domain-containing protein; this translates as MESQTTCPECQSNISLSDYFCPNCGKKLKEKPLSTTLLKQLLIYLVSFFLPPLGIWPAIKYLRQSDKKSKKIGLVAVFLTIISIVITSWLTISFINSFNQKIGSQLDLYQGLDY
- a CDS encoding phage holin family protein, yielding MKKVIRSFVINLAAIIIISQSIEGFIVSGGYQGILFTAAVLTGVNLAIKPLVKLLLLPINLITLGAFRWVANVFSLYLVTLLVPYLEIIGFAFPGYAYQGFIIPEMYLAKIWVLVISSFLISLITTFLFWLFQ
- a CDS encoding ABC transporter substrate-binding protein codes for the protein MRIAKPRYYVRLIRAFWQKHRRVILISLTITILAVFFLPKLVSLNPIKRQEKIGLAGRYNLTNLPNEIISLISYGLTIPLPDGSVEPGLAESWEVREDGKIYIFAIKENVRWHDGSEVLAKDINYNFSDVSVTVLDDHHIKFELKESFSPFPVVVSRPVFKNNLIGLGDYKAKKIERSGQIIRKLVLVPAKDSAKPNLIFHFFPNEEAAKTGYKLGEVDYLEEILAPGELENWDNTKIEKGVKYDRYTALFFNTQLDKFADKPIRQALAYAIEKRWEPRALSFYNPDSWAYNSTVKPYDKDLENARTLLGEGGEETVKQIKLSTIPSLANIAEQIKSDWQELGIETEIQFINSPDEEYEVILVNQQIPRDPDQYVLWHSTQVTNLSKYKSPKLDKLLEDGRKTLNQDERKTIYQDFQRFLVEDSPAVFLFYPTIYSLSRK
- a CDS encoding transglutaminase-like domain-containing protein; the encoded protein is MKKILIVFFLFFFSFTSFSLVFASEEFETSYQVRYQVNPNGLTQVTQSIALTNKLSNVYATQYSLLFQTSQIENIKARDNLGPLEVETKQTNNSTEINLKFNQQVVGTGKTLDFTVSYDAPDLVDKTGQVWEVSVPKLANAAEMSNYQLQLVVPTSFGATAYISPQPISISLEENFQIFSFTKNQLAQSGVSAAFGQFQVFDFIFDYHLKNDRLASTTTEIALPPDTAYQKVYYESLEPKPTNVRVDEDGNWLASYTLSGNQRLNIQATGQVKVFSQPQKNFPATSQETLQKNLQEQKYWPVNHPEIKEITSQLKSIEDIYDFVVDYLGYNFDLVKEGAERKGALAALKEPDQSICMEFTDLFVSLARTLGIPAREINGYAYTTNPKLRPLSLVADVLHSWPEYWNDERKIWVPVDPTWEKTTGGIDFFHKADLNHFAFVIHGVDSQLPAPAGSYRTQEDGGKNIQISFGKFKELPDSKIEVEFALPKSIFAGLKTKGNIIIHNLGPTAIYHLPTNISGEGIMINFASSDESALIPPFAKQEIPIEVYSKNWFEVGSAKINLSLDSQKYNQIIKIKSFIWQGILPVIGGLILLTAILLAIFKLTSRKLRGTKKLE
- a CDS encoding serine protease; protein product: MTHKWYKGVELITPHIFKIDTPNGSGTGFQISYSKKKNLLGVATAYHVVSQEYEWEQPIKMTHYTSGKNVFLKENRVIIPYPENDLAFILFNKRDIPVKPVLDLPPFGKWVRSGSEIGWCGFPLIYPSKLCFFGGHVSSYLKDRNSYLVDGVGINGVSGGPAFIMSNKSDEVMVCGVISSYLPNRIRGEALPGLCYVSSVEPYLKMLEGFHSLDDAEKKAEEQESQKSEIQPPSLKKKTAKKSTR
- the secG gene encoding preprotein translocase subunit SecG, translating into MSNLLTILQIVFSIGLITTILLQARGTGLGNLFGGAGGESYRSKRGVEKILFLATIGLAIGFLLISVVNIFAQ